The following proteins come from a genomic window of Leptospira bandrabouensis:
- a CDS encoding DUF4386 domain-containing protein, producing MQNQTIKENRYIGMIFIMIPLLIQIPYTILILNFQYPDILREPAETILTEFHKAGPFLVWTWWFFGISGLPLLFGYLYLYQMTKKNNPLLSLAAVMFGIVSLFFQLVGLLRWVFVVPILANLYMDPLSSDLVKTAVLVNFQAIHHLFGVLIGEHLGQLFTILWMLMVSILIWRDQVFPRWIAVFGMVSSLVYILAQWELFAIVIPYVKEIPLTGLLGSLFWLLWMVCIGFQIFKTKNDVK from the coding sequence ATGCAAAATCAAACAATCAAAGAAAATCGTTATATAGGAATGATATTTATTATGATTCCCTTACTCATTCAAATACCCTATACAATCTTAATTTTGAATTTTCAATATCCTGATATTTTGCGGGAACCAGCTGAGACTATTTTAACGGAATTTCACAAGGCCGGTCCTTTCCTTGTGTGGACTTGGTGGTTTTTTGGAATTTCGGGACTACCACTTCTTTTTGGGTACCTTTATTTGTATCAAATGACAAAAAAAAATAACCCATTATTGTCTTTAGCGGCTGTTATGTTTGGAATCGTTTCTTTGTTTTTTCAGTTGGTTGGGCTTTTGCGATGGGTGTTTGTTGTTCCTATCCTTGCTAATTTGTATATGGATCCACTCAGTTCTGATTTAGTGAAAACTGCGGTTTTAGTTAATTTCCAAGCTATTCACCATTTGTTTGGTGTTTTGATTGGTGAACATTTAGGCCAACTCTTTACCATTCTTTGGATGTTGATGGTTTCTATTTTGATTTGGAGAGATCAAGTTTTTCCAAGATGGATTGCCGTTTTCGGAATGGTTTCTTCCTTGGTTTATATTTTAGCGCAATGGGAATTGTTTGCCATAGTAATTCCTTATGTAAAAGAAATTCCTCTGACTGGTCTTTTGGGAAGTTTGTTTTGGCTTTTATGGATGGTTTGTATAGGATTTCAAATATTTAAAACAAAAAACGATGTGAAGTAA
- a CDS encoding RNA recognition motif domain-containing protein: MSVNIYVGNLSYEMTESKLNELFSVHGAVSSAKIITDQYTGGSKGFGFIEMKERKEADNAINDLNGKNILNREMKVNIAKPKTNNWN, from the coding sequence ATGTCAGTTAATATATATGTAGGCAACCTTTCTTACGAAATGACCGAGAGCAAGCTTAATGAGCTTTTTTCAGTACACGGAGCAGTATCTTCTGCAAAAATCATTACAGACCAGTATACTGGTGGTTCAAAAGGTTTCGGTTTTATCGAAATGAAAGAACGTAAAGAAGCAGATAACGCTATCAATGATTTAAACGGAAAAAATATTCTAAACCGTGAAATGAAAGTGAATATTGCAAAACCTAAAACCAACAATTGGAATTAA
- a CDS encoding LamG-like jellyroll fold domain-containing protein, giving the protein MKRLTLPLVFLFLFSCGLPSLSRDPLEFLTFLRFFTGPQFTGFTLGGAVSGLVPGTSVTLKNNQETVTVSTDGNFTFPTKLSTGQNYNVSFVTNGAGLTCSITNAQGVVQNSNITNISITCGAGANFYEVGVNVSGISGTITVQNNGAETLNISSNGLTKFSTLAATGSNYSVALTAQPAGTICSFDDPTLTMGTIAAANVTIFITCVNGYIVGGNVHPTISSDLGTNLIGRQTFLKTISGSFPFNSGGGGASPGGAAATAGPTAARFNGPNMITADNNFIYLADSINAVIRKIDKSNGTTTILAGGNSGGGTVCPGTVTTNCKDGVGTAAEFNGITGLTNDGNNLFVLESSGRRIRKVNLATSVVSTFAGSGNAAAADNTSGILASFNNPSWISLFNGNLYVVDRGNCTIRVINPITTAVSTIAGGPTLCSFANDPVGTNARFVSPIAVVGLGSYLYVTDIGVGGGHKIRRISLSGTNPVDTIAGDGVQASTDGIGTLAQFNDPHGITTDGTNLFISEWSGHKIRHLNLSTNKVTTLVGSVSGYSDNTGGNGLLNFPGYLLSDGQNIYIADTGNHSLRRIEPSEVLRYTFDGNTNDSIGTNNGTIAGSPTLTADENALVNGAYELHGGGDFIQSTTGITTPQISDNLTISAWVFPAGGTGSQFIFYNGQGGANGYGLIFDTTGTSRRLSVSLGAVGPSGNTTAKLPLNQWTHVVLQRSYPNWKIYINGLQDPLVFTTNPNLPAGTFKVGDAGNGYYFKGKVSDVRFFKGAIDDESIRRLAVQIPAGLVTYYPFNGNTKDYGTEKNDLTVTGATPTFDRSGNPNSAYLFNGASFMQKLSPTGLPMATDPRTICGWFNKSSTFGEYIVGYGSFTNSQGNGLVVSDTVTGMFGVSNDVTIFHEGFRNQWMHLCGTFNSPNVEVYENGVLRVSASMPTWSTLPGPSLEVGRRLDGAGQFSGVLDEIRIYNRVLSLSEIRTLSGAYPTQVSTWNQTPASSSLKFFLMPEAASFGPGACSGGANCIGIVDDRSGNGFHVSQGTGAQQPIFSATGINGFKAIRYSDTAGTFLSRACTPELNTAANTIFAVFNDLGGGGSDGLFQNGAYLAGKLLYLPDGGGGKLVSLFDQVINTPRLVTDLSFYTANTITLLSLEYNGTSGNIYNAGGVVSSTSSGPPTYNCGGGTLDIGRYFFGGTPPGDGDYLDGFMGDFIYYDQALSNSDREIVECYLSNKYSLPVNHSCK; this is encoded by the coding sequence ATGAAGAGATTGACCCTACCCCTGGTATTTTTGTTCCTCTTTTCCTGTGGATTGCCTTCGCTTTCCAGAGATCCACTAGAATTCCTAACTTTCCTTAGGTTTTTCACAGGCCCACAGTTTACTGGATTTACTCTTGGAGGTGCGGTCTCTGGTCTCGTTCCGGGAACTTCGGTAACCCTCAAAAACAACCAAGAAACGGTTACTGTTAGCACTGACGGAAATTTTACATTTCCGACAAAACTCAGTACAGGTCAAAATTACAATGTCAGCTTTGTTACCAATGGGGCTGGACTTACATGTTCCATAACCAATGCCCAGGGTGTAGTCCAAAATAGCAATATAACAAATATTAGTATTACTTGTGGGGCTGGCGCAAACTTCTATGAAGTAGGAGTGAATGTTTCTGGAATCAGTGGAACCATAACCGTCCAAAACAACGGGGCAGAAACATTAAACATATCTTCGAACGGATTAACCAAATTTTCAACATTAGCCGCGACAGGTTCTAACTATTCTGTGGCTCTCACAGCACAGCCTGCTGGTACAATTTGTTCGTTTGATGATCCCACACTAACCATGGGAACCATTGCAGCAGCGAATGTTACGATCTTTATCACATGTGTGAATGGATATATTGTAGGTGGGAACGTCCATCCTACCATCAGTTCGGATCTAGGCACAAACCTAATCGGAAGACAAACTTTCTTAAAAACAATCTCAGGTTCATTTCCATTCAATTCGGGTGGAGGTGGTGCCAGTCCTGGTGGAGCTGCCGCAACTGCCGGCCCAACAGCTGCTCGGTTTAATGGACCCAATATGATCACAGCCGATAATAATTTTATTTACTTGGCTGATTCGATCAATGCCGTCATTCGTAAGATTGACAAATCCAATGGAACAACCACCATCCTTGCAGGAGGAAACTCTGGGGGTGGTACAGTTTGTCCGGGAACTGTCACGACTAACTGCAAAGATGGTGTAGGAACAGCGGCAGAATTTAATGGGATCACAGGTCTCACCAATGATGGAAATAATTTATTCGTTTTAGAATCCAGTGGAAGAAGGATTCGTAAGGTAAACTTAGCAACTTCTGTTGTTTCCACTTTTGCTGGATCCGGAAATGCAGCGGCAGCAGATAACACATCGGGAATTCTTGCTTCCTTCAACAATCCCTCTTGGATTTCACTTTTTAACGGGAACCTCTACGTTGTGGATCGAGGAAATTGTACCATTCGTGTGATTAATCCCATCACCACTGCTGTCAGTACAATTGCCGGTGGACCTACTCTTTGTAGTTTTGCCAACGACCCAGTAGGAACTAATGCTCGTTTTGTGTCACCGATCGCTGTGGTTGGGCTTGGTAGTTATCTTTATGTCACAGACATTGGGGTTGGCGGAGGTCATAAAATACGGAGAATTTCTCTGAGTGGAACAAACCCAGTAGATACCATCGCGGGGGATGGAGTGCAAGCATCCACCGATGGAATTGGAACCTTGGCACAGTTTAATGATCCTCATGGAATCACAACGGATGGAACCAACTTATTTATCTCTGAATGGTCAGGACATAAAATCAGACATTTAAACCTAAGTACAAATAAAGTCACAACCCTTGTAGGAAGTGTTTCCGGATATTCAGACAATACTGGTGGGAATGGTCTTTTGAATTTTCCCGGTTATCTATTGTCAGATGGTCAAAATATTTACATTGCCGATACAGGAAACCATTCTCTCAGAAGAATCGAACCATCAGAAGTTTTACGTTATACATTTGATGGAAACACAAACGACTCCATAGGAACTAACAATGGTACCATTGCTGGTTCTCCTACTCTAACTGCAGATGAAAATGCTCTTGTGAATGGAGCATATGAACTACATGGGGGTGGTGACTTCATTCAGTCTACCACAGGTATCACTACACCTCAGATTTCTGATAACCTCACCATTTCTGCCTGGGTTTTTCCTGCAGGGGGAACCGGTTCTCAGTTTATCTTTTACAATGGACAAGGTGGGGCCAATGGATACGGGCTCATTTTCGATACTACGGGTACTTCTAGAAGATTATCTGTGTCCCTAGGTGCCGTAGGACCAAGTGGCAATACGACTGCGAAGTTACCACTCAACCAATGGACACATGTGGTACTCCAACGTTCCTATCCAAACTGGAAAATCTACATCAATGGATTACAAGATCCTTTGGTATTTACGACAAATCCGAATCTTCCCGCTGGTACATTTAAGGTTGGTGATGCAGGAAATGGTTATTATTTCAAAGGGAAAGTCTCCGATGTTCGGTTTTTTAAAGGGGCTATCGATGATGAATCCATACGAAGGTTGGCTGTGCAAATTCCCGCAGGTCTTGTCACCTACTATCCGTTCAACGGAAATACAAAAGACTATGGCACAGAAAAAAATGATTTAACAGTCACTGGAGCTACACCCACCTTCGATCGCAGTGGCAACCCAAATAGTGCTTACCTCTTTAACGGTGCCTCTTTTATGCAAAAATTAAGTCCCACTGGATTGCCAATGGCGACTGACCCAAGAACCATTTGTGGATGGTTTAATAAATCAAGTACTTTTGGGGAATACATTGTGGGATATGGATCCTTCACAAATTCGCAAGGGAATGGACTTGTGGTTTCGGATACCGTTACAGGTATGTTTGGCGTCTCTAATGATGTCACAATCTTTCATGAAGGTTTTCGAAACCAGTGGATGCATCTCTGCGGTACCTTTAATTCCCCAAATGTTGAAGTTTATGAGAATGGAGTTTTACGTGTTTCTGCCTCAATGCCGACTTGGTCTACACTACCCGGTCCAAGCCTAGAAGTAGGAAGACGTCTCGATGGCGCTGGCCAATTTTCAGGTGTCCTTGATGAAATTCGGATTTATAACCGAGTTCTTTCTTTATCCGAAATCCGTACGCTCTCCGGTGCTTATCCCACACAAGTTAGCACCTGGAACCAAACACCTGCTAGTAGTAGTTTGAAATTTTTTCTTATGCCGGAAGCTGCTTCCTTTGGACCAGGAGCTTGCAGTGGCGGGGCAAATTGTATCGGGATTGTGGACGACCGCAGCGGGAATGGCTTTCATGTGAGCCAAGGCACGGGAGCCCAACAGCCAATTTTTAGTGCTACTGGCATCAATGGATTCAAGGCGATACGTTATTCTGATACCGCAGGAACTTTTTTATCGAGAGCTTGTACTCCTGAATTAAACACCGCTGCTAATACTATTTTTGCGGTATTCAACGATTTAGGTGGAGGTGGAAGCGACGGACTTTTTCAAAATGGTGCCTATTTAGCCGGTAAGTTACTGTATTTACCGGATGGAGGGGGAGGAAAACTTGTAAGTTTGTTTGATCAGGTAATAAATACTCCTAGGTTAGTTACGGATTTATCATTTTATACAGCCAATACAATCACCCTCCTCTCTCTTGAATACAATGGGACATCAGGGAATATATATAATGCTGGTGGTGTCGTGAGTTCTACTAGTTCGGGACCTCCTACCTACAATTGCGGAGGTGGAACCCTTGATATTGGCAGGTATTTTTTTGGAGGAACACCTCCAGGAGATGGTGATTATTTAGATGGTTTTATGGGAGATTTTATTTATTACGACCAAGCCCTCTCCAATAGTGATAGGGAAATTGTCGAGTGTTATCTATCCAATAAATACAGCCTACCGGTAAACCATTCCTGTAAATAA
- a CDS encoding sensor histidine kinase gives MNRNILIGLLILCSCSPITEDSNLIFASKGEIDLRTYDFQKVVPLSGEWVFDWKNLIPPLPTSSANQTSQNSIKATSKPIKSFLQVGERWKEHFEGIGFGTYQLKILLPETAKQNIYALRFFQTGGAAMSIYVNGQLELELGKVGTSKDSMIPTRSSGIVLLPHPNAETNILVHISNFYHDDGSFWYPPTLGLYKKINTQVFNEAIRDALLTGALIFMAFYHFTVYFFRRHKTIVFYFGLYSLIIALHSISLNGDSLYFLFPDVPYRLAFALSLIFFLAMPSYLLFLYQRFPENFSKPIITFFIISCTSLYIYVLVTPSELGSQATFYGIFLTILALFYSVLCMIHAVYQKKDMAIPLLLIQFFLFLSAINDTLYLYGILNYFMILKYSYLSTALFQSLVLASYFTKSFLKNEILGKELSLLNESLEKTVIVRTKEYKEAKQVAEEANQWKDKFLSLAAHDLRSPLSTVYSALTLITDKDSSEEEKSHILKQVFVILENAMSTVEHLLNLNRFRLDQGQISIQLTENHFTTLIQTLLDSFTIEFKKKKLKIQLLIPPNAIVYADTSILIEILRNLIANAIKFSHTDGSIQISFDETEEYAEIRIKDDGSGISLDRQKDLFLKPMSSLGTLGEKGFGIGLKLCFELIRLHEGSIQVHSEPGKGSLFVLKFPKENRTVPLA, from the coding sequence ATGAATAGGAACATTCTGATAGGATTATTAATTCTTTGTAGTTGTTCACCAATAACTGAAGATTCAAATTTAATCTTTGCTAGCAAAGGAGAAATCGATTTAAGAACCTACGATTTTCAAAAGGTGGTTCCCCTCTCTGGTGAATGGGTATTTGATTGGAAAAATTTAATTCCTCCTCTACCTACAAGTTCCGCAAACCAGACCAGCCAAAACTCTATAAAAGCAACTTCAAAACCCATAAAAAGTTTTTTACAAGTTGGAGAAAGATGGAAAGAACATTTTGAAGGAATAGGCTTTGGAACTTACCAACTCAAAATCCTGCTTCCAGAGACAGCAAAACAAAATATATATGCTCTTCGATTCTTTCAAACGGGCGGGGCTGCTATGTCCATTTATGTGAATGGGCAACTAGAACTGGAACTTGGAAAAGTAGGAACATCCAAAGATTCCATGATTCCGACTCGCAGTTCAGGAATCGTTTTACTTCCCCATCCCAATGCCGAAACAAACATCCTTGTTCATATTTCTAATTTTTATCATGATGATGGATCCTTTTGGTATCCACCCACATTAGGTTTATACAAAAAAATCAATACTCAAGTATTCAATGAAGCGATAAGAGATGCCTTACTCACGGGTGCTCTTATTTTTATGGCCTTTTACCACTTTACCGTTTATTTTTTTCGAAGACATAAAACTATTGTTTTCTACTTCGGATTGTATAGTTTAATCATCGCCTTACACTCGATCTCCTTAAATGGTGATTCTTTATATTTTTTATTCCCTGATGTTCCCTATCGATTAGCATTTGCCCTATCGCTTATTTTTTTCCTGGCGATGCCTAGTTATCTTTTATTTTTATACCAAAGATTTCCTGAAAATTTTTCTAAACCAATTATCACGTTTTTTATCATTTCATGTACAAGTTTATATATTTATGTATTGGTAACACCTTCTGAATTAGGTTCCCAAGCAACTTTTTATGGAATATTTCTGACAATACTTGCCTTATTTTATTCCGTACTTTGTATGATCCATGCTGTTTATCAAAAAAAAGATATGGCGATACCACTTCTTTTGATTCAGTTTTTTTTATTTTTAAGTGCGATCAATGACACACTTTACTTATACGGGATCTTAAATTATTTTATGATTCTCAAATATTCCTATTTATCAACTGCCTTGTTCCAATCGCTTGTTTTAGCTTCTTACTTTACTAAATCTTTTCTTAAAAATGAAATACTAGGGAAGGAACTTTCATTACTCAACGAGTCATTAGAAAAAACCGTTATCGTTCGCACGAAGGAATACAAAGAAGCAAAACAAGTCGCTGAAGAAGCGAACCAATGGAAGGATAAATTTTTATCACTGGCTGCCCATGACCTTCGCTCTCCATTAAGCACAGTATACTCAGCCCTAACTTTAATCACAGATAAAGATTCTTCAGAAGAAGAAAAAAGCCACATACTAAAACAAGTGTTTGTGATCTTAGAGAACGCGATGTCTACCGTAGAACATCTATTAAATCTAAATCGTTTCCGATTAGACCAGGGACAAATCTCTATTCAATTAACGGAAAATCATTTTACTACTTTAATTCAAACTCTTCTCGATTCATTTACAATTGAGTTTAAGAAAAAAAAGTTAAAAATTCAATTATTGATTCCTCCGAATGCCATTGTTTATGCAGATACTTCTATACTCATAGAAATCCTCCGCAATTTAATTGCGAATGCTATTAAATTTAGTCATACCGATGGTTCGATTCAAATTTCATTCGATGAGACTGAAGAATATGCAGAAATCAGAATCAAAGATGATGGTTCGGGAATTTCCTTAGATCGCCAAAAGGATTTATTTTTAAAGCCAATGTCATCTCTAGGTACATTGGGAGAAAAAGGTTTTGGGATTGGATTAAAACTCTGTTTTGAACTGATAAGACTCCACGAAGGCAGTATCCAAGTCCATTCGGAACCAGGAAAAGGCAGCCTATTCGTTCTAAAATTCCCAAAAGAAAACCGTACAGTTCCCCTAGCATGA
- a CDS encoding WG repeat-containing protein, with protein sequence MKFIITFLLFSLPILAKSNLLISFEENNLYGFKDKSGKVIINPQYQHALDFTKEQVAFVVKENHWVCINTKNQVLLETFVYDNGPDYFSENLARFVENKKFGFYDSRCKKQIAAAYDFVYPFENGLSIVCNGCESQREEEHSRIVGGKYGVINKKGKVIIPIEWDSIESIDFKKKTATGILNNSKKRIHFN encoded by the coding sequence ATGAAATTTATTATTACATTTTTATTATTTAGTTTGCCAATATTAGCTAAGTCAAATCTTCTAATTTCTTTTGAAGAAAACAATCTTTACGGTTTCAAAGACAAATCTGGAAAAGTCATTATCAATCCACAATACCAACATGCATTGGACTTCACAAAGGAACAGGTTGCCTTTGTTGTAAAAGAAAACCATTGGGTATGTATCAACACAAAGAACCAGGTTTTATTAGAAACTTTTGTATATGATAATGGACCCGATTATTTTTCGGAAAACCTTGCTCGCTTTGTAGAAAATAAAAAATTTGGGTTTTACGATTCACGTTGTAAAAAACAAATCGCTGCCGCTTATGATTTTGTGTATCCGTTTGAAAATGGCCTTTCCATCGTTTGTAATGGCTGTGAATCACAACGAGAAGAAGAACATAGCCGAATCGTCGGTGGAAAATATGGGGTTATTAATAAAAAAGGAAAAGTTATCATTCCCATCGAATGGGATTCGATCGAATCAATTGATTTCAAAAAGAAAACGGCAACGGGGATCTTAAACAATTCAAAAAAGAGAATCCACTTCAACTAG